The window GAAAAGATTGGAAATTTCACAGTGCATTTTGGTGAATTAGAAGTATCTGAAGATTACCACAAATACAAAAAAATGCACTTTTCAAAATCCCTTGGAACTTTTACACTTGATCTTCCACCACTAAGATTTAAAACTAAAGGAATATGGTTCACTATATCTAATAAAATAAAAGAACATCTTGAAGATAAGTTTGATGAAGACAATGTATTTGCTGGAGGTTTACATGGGGTAGAGCATGGATTAATTGGATTATTCCCACTACATGTAATGTGTGATAGATTTGATATTGGAGGTTTATCAACAAATTATCATGAAGATACCCAAGAAGCAACTATTTTTATATATGATGCCTATGAAGGAGGAATTGGGATTTGTGAAAAAGCTATAGAAGTCTTTAATCAATTAGTTCAATCAACAAAAGATTTAATTGATAATTGTCAATGTGATTCTGGGTGTCCTTCATGCATATATTCTCCAAAATGTGGAAATGAAAATAAACCACTTCATAAAGATGCTACAAGAAACATACTTAATTTTATTCAAAATGAGATTGATACAGCTGAACAAGACAATATTTTAGATAAAATTCACTTAGAAGATAATTACAATAAAATTAATAATAAGCTCAATAATAAAATTAATAGTAGTATTAATAATAAAATAAGTAATACCATTAATAATAAATTAAGTAATACTATTAATAATAAAGTAAGTAATAATAAAGTTAATAATTGTATTAATAATAATATTAATAATAATTTTAATAACAGACAAATTAATTATAGACAAAGTAATAACAGACAAAGTAATAATAAAGTAAGTAATAATAATAAAATAAATAATAAAAACAATATAGAAAATGAAGAAAAAATTAATAATAAAGAATATAATATTCAAACTAAACTTAAAGAAGCATTGAAATTCTATAAAGATAAAAATTACACATTTGCAAAAGATTTATTAATAGATATATTAAATTACGATAAATATAATTCTAATTCATGGTACTTATTAGGAGCTATACTAAAAGAACAAGGAGATGAAAATGGAGCATTGAAATTCTTAAAAAAATCCATTATTGTAGATCCAGCTAATGAAAAGGCACATGAATTAATAGATATAATTAAAAATCAATCTATTAAAAAATAGAATAATTAATTCAAAAAAGACTATTTATAATAAAAAATCTAAAAATAACAAAATTATTAATATTAAAAAAATTAAAAATCAATAAGTGAAAAGCTAAATTACTATTTATAAATATAAAATTGAAATTTAAAAAAGATATAGATAATAAAGTAATAATATTAGAAGATATAGTAATAAAAAATATTATAAGATTATTGTAAGATATTATATAGGAATATTATAAGACACAATAATAGGATCATTATATAAAATATTTCATCATATAAGATATTTAATAAAAATATTATAAAAAATTGTAATAAAAATATGAATCATATCTATAATCAATGGATATTTAATAATAGATTTTTAATAATAGATTTTTTAATAATGGCTTTTAAAAAAAATGTTATATAGAATAATATAAGTTCTATATAAATTAAAATAATTATAAAAAGATAATATGTCCAAGGATCAAAAAATAAAAATAAAAAATGAAATTATAACTAAAATAAATGATGTGTTGGAAAATAATCAAATCCAAAAGATTGATAATCTAACCACAGTAAATTCATCTGATAAAATCTCCTATTTAGGAAATATAAAAGTTTTTGATGAAAATAAATTAGAAAAAATCATTTCAAATATGAATGAAATTTTTAATAAATATGGATCATTTTCAATTAGAACAGAAGATATTACCTCCTGTTGTAAACCTCCATATAAAAATATCAGTTTTAAAGTTAATATTAATCTCACAGACAAAAAAGAATAGGTTGTAAAGATATAAATGAAATCAGAAAGATATGAAAATCATGAAAAAGATATGTTAAAGTCAATATTATCAAAATCTTTAACTTCTGCAGCACCTTCTAAAGAGACTATTGCTAAAGCCCATGCAAACTCTGGAATTAACTCTGATGATCCTCTAATAAAATTAAAATATACCTTATTAGAACAATATCAAGATCAAAGGTTAGATGATATTGAAGGTAGCGAAATCATAGAAAATAGTTCTGGAGAAACATTGAAGATCACAAAAAAAGAAAAAATCGATTTTTCAATTGATAAGAAGGAATTTGAAAAAGAATTATTTTGTGACTTAAAATTAATTCCTAAAATAGGGCCTGCTACAGAAAAAAAACTTAAAGAAGAAGGATATGAAGATATAAACTCTCTTTTAGAGCATGAAAAATATAAAAAGCATGCAGAAGAAATTATTGAAAAACTAGAAAATGGATCACATATAGATAAATTTAATCTAATTAGAAAAAATTGTAATAATAAAGGAAAAATGCTTAAATGTGCTGGAGATCTTGAATATGATAGTTTCAAATTTATGGATATTGAAACATTAGGTCTTTCTAACGTCCCAATTATACTTATTGGTATAGCTGAAATGGATAAAAAAGGAAAATCTATTACTTCAACACAATATCTCCTTAGAAGAAAAGTAGAAGAAGCAGCAGTTTTAGAAGGTTATTTATCTCACATTGACGAAGATTCAACCCTTATTACTTATAATGGTGCTAGTTTTGATGTTCCATTTATTAGAAATAGATGTAATTACTATCAATTAAACAATGAAAGTCAACCATTCCATTATGATTTAATTTATTATGCAAGAAATCTTTGGAAAGATAAACTACCAAATTGTAAACTAACTACTATAGAGAAAAACATATTTGATATTAATCGTGTTGATGATGTTCCAGGATCACATATACCTGAATTTTATGATGCATATCTAAAAGAAGATAATATTGGACCTTTAGTTCCCATCATTGAACATAACCGTTTTGATATAGTATCATTAGCTAAATTTTTAAATAGAATGTGTGAAAAATTTTAATAAAAATAATTAAAGTTAATCTAAACTTTAATTAAATTATTAATATAAAATAAATTACTATAAAAAGTAAATTACTATAATTATAAATTAAATTAATATTACAATTAAATTATAATTATTATTAAAAAATAGGCTTTGTAGAAATCCTAATTTTTTATATTTGAAGTTTCACTTTTTTTTTTGAAAAATTTATTCTTTAATTTTCAAATAAACTATCCTTTTTTTTCTTTAAATTTTTATATTTTGGTTTATATTTAGTTATTTTGAAATT is drawn from Methanobrevibacter arboriphilus JCM 13429 = DSM 1125 and contains these coding sequences:
- a CDS encoding ribonuclease H-like domain-containing protein, whose product is MKSERYENHEKDMLKSILSKSLTSAAPSKETIAKAHANSGINSDDPLIKLKYTLLEQYQDQRLDDIEGSEIIENSSGETLKITKKEKIDFSIDKKEFEKELFCDLKLIPKIGPATEKKLKEEGYEDINSLLEHEKYKKHAEEIIEKLENGSHIDKFNLIRKNCNNKGKMLKCAGDLEYDSFKFMDIETLGLSNVPIILIGIAEMDKKGKSITSTQYLLRRKVEEAAVLEGYLSHIDEDSTLITYNGASFDVPFIRNRCNYYQLNNESQPFHYDLIYYARNLWKDKLPNCKLTTIEKNIFDINRVDDVPGSHIPEFYDAYLKEDNIGPLVPIIEHNRFDIVSLAKFLNRMCEKF